In Sphingobacteriaceae bacterium, the following proteins share a genomic window:
- a CDS encoding general secretion pathway protein GspD, with protein sequence MRVRYIVGIFLLVCSFVRAQDRFDILDEKLYQLAKNYPGVNEQVDLSMNGATIQEYIKTIGVTNNINVNVDPGLDIKLSNSFSKVTAKEVFIFLCKRYDLDVLFVGPIITFVKYNPPPEPLPEKKIVSRKLNISYEKTANLLSYDLTNDTLGTVAREITKQSGKNIIFSPELANKTLSGYMQAAPFNSALEKLAFANDMKVSKTPDDFYVFEKRLVTIVPQNQPDPNAGPFGSLTQNPNPSNAAKNSKIKIVDGLITMDVQSMPINEIVNSVSQQLGKSFFLFSDLKGNATLKVEEAPYEEFLKLLFNGTDLTFKKDGSTYLFGDRNLEGLRQSKLITLKNRTIDKIVDFIPAELKKGIELKMFEDLNGIIVSGSQPRIAELETFLRQVDLVVPMVHIEIIIADVRRSNILSAGISAGIGTNSARTTGSLIPDYNVSLNSSSINNLLSGINGLGIINLGAVTPNFYLNLKAMESNGILKIRSTPQIATLNGHEAKLSIGQTAYYLEVTNNVIGTQNPQNQITQNYKTGKRRSYCSYRSSNFG encoded by the coding sequence ATGCGGGTTAGATATATAGTTGGAATTTTTTTACTTGTTTGTTCCTTTGTCAGAGCACAGGACCGTTTTGATATCCTTGATGAGAAGCTGTATCAACTGGCTAAAAATTATCCTGGTGTAAATGAGCAGGTAGATCTTTCTATGAATGGAGCGACTATCCAGGAATACATCAAAACCATTGGTGTCACAAACAATATTAATGTCAATGTTGATCCGGGTTTGGATATAAAACTTTCCAACAGTTTTAGTAAAGTCACAGCCAAAGAAGTTTTTATCTTTTTATGTAAACGCTATGATCTGGATGTTTTATTTGTCGGTCCTATTATAACCTTTGTAAAATATAATCCTCCACCAGAGCCCCTACCAGAAAAGAAAATAGTAAGCAGGAAACTTAACATTAGCTACGAAAAAACAGCCAATCTCCTAAGCTATGATTTAACAAATGATACGCTGGGAACTGTAGCGCGTGAAATTACTAAGCAAAGCGGAAAGAATATTATTTTTTCCCCTGAGCTTGCAAACAAAACACTAAGCGGTTATATGCAAGCTGCGCCCTTCAATTCAGCACTTGAAAAACTGGCCTTTGCCAACGATATGAAAGTGAGTAAAACTCCTGACGATTTTTATGTATTTGAAAAAAGGCTTGTAACGATAGTGCCGCAAAATCAGCCTGATCCCAATGCCGGGCCTTTCGGAAGTTTAACACAAAATCCGAATCCCTCAAATGCAGCTAAAAACTCTAAAATAAAAATTGTGGACGGTTTAATTACTATGGATGTTCAGTCCATGCCCATTAACGAAATCGTCAATTCGGTTTCTCAACAGCTTGGAAAAAGTTTTTTCTTGTTTAGCGACCTTAAGGGGAACGCAACCTTAAAAGTAGAAGAGGCACCCTATGAAGAGTTTTTGAAATTGCTGTTTAACGGAACGGATCTTACTTTTAAAAAGGATGGCTCTACTTATTTGTTTGGTGATCGTAATTTAGAAGGGTTGCGTCAAAGTAAACTCATCACGCTAAAAAATAGAACCATTGATAAGATCGTAGATTTCATTCCGGCAGAATTAAAAAAGGGCATAGAGTTAAAAATGTTTGAAGATCTGAATGGAATTATTGTTAGTGGATCCCAGCCAAGGATTGCGGAATTGGAAACTTTTCTAAGGCAGGTAGACCTTGTTGTACCCATGGTGCATATCGAGATCATTATTGCAGATGTGAGAAGAAGTAATATTTTGTCAGCGGGTATTTCGGCTGGCATTGGAACTAACTCAGCCCGGACTACAGGCTCGCTAATCCCGGATTACAATGTGTCGCTGAATTCTTCTTCGATCAATAATTTGTTGAGCGGAATAAATGGTTTGGGCATCATAAATCTCGGAGCGGTCACTCCAAATTTTTATCTGAATCTAAAGGCTATGGAATCCAATGGTATTTTAAAGATCCGGTCTACGCCTCAGATTGCCACGCTCAATGGACATGAAGCTAAATTAAGTATCGGACAAACTGCTTATTATCTGGAAGTAACTAACAATGTTATTGGTACCCAAAATCCTCAGAATCAAATTACGCAAAATTACAAAACAGGTAAACGCAGATCTTACTGTAGCTATAGATCCTCAAATTTCGGGTGA
- a CDS encoding general secretion pathway protein GspE — MLLTQITAELKNQVTLDQAWYYGIVPVKSEKDSLNLLVSESKKKSDLQAELEIIFGKKIVLEPINPDELDKVLMSNYPRSKANSTQGVAQSETYRLNVNDSNFLETLVKEAKDLRSSDIHIETYSEKCRIRFRVDGVLIDRHKLNKIEYPTLINKIKIAASCDIAEKRMPQDGRIRFKFNNSNLDIRVSILPTLYGEKIVLRLLGSDASHIHIDKLGFTKEELERYEIAVKKPNGIILISGPTGSGKTTTLYATLKVINKPTNNILTIEDPIEYTLDGVNQVQLKEEIGLSYTEALRTFLRQDPDVIMLGEIRDAQTAQMAIRAALTGHLVLSTIHTNSAWGTISRLVDMGIAPYLLASVMNLSVAQRLIRTLCPHCKKSVPLNKKELPENYKNLEIATHHIAQGCQVCYFTGYKGRKAIYEVINITKELGEHIKQSATEIDSYLKINKIDKLSENAFKLYKDGETSLEEIYPFLLSES; from the coding sequence ATGTTGCTCACCCAAATCACTGCAGAACTCAAAAATCAGGTCACGCTTGACCAGGCCTGGTACTATGGAATAGTGCCTGTTAAAAGTGAAAAAGATTCTCTGAATTTACTGGTGAGCGAGTCCAAAAAAAAATCGGATCTACAAGCGGAACTGGAAATTATTTTTGGTAAGAAAATCGTCCTGGAGCCCATAAATCCTGATGAATTGGATAAAGTTTTAATGAGTAACTATCCACGGTCAAAGGCTAACAGTACCCAGGGTGTTGCTCAATCAGAAACTTATAGACTCAATGTCAACGATTCAAATTTTCTGGAAACCCTTGTTAAAGAAGCAAAAGATCTTCGGAGTTCTGATATTCACATCGAGACCTACAGTGAAAAATGCCGGATCCGTTTTCGTGTAGATGGTGTACTCATCGATCGTCACAAGCTCAATAAGATAGAATATCCAACGCTGATTAATAAAATTAAAATTGCGGCATCCTGCGATATTGCTGAAAAACGTATGCCTCAGGATGGAAGGATAAGGTTCAAATTTAATAATTCAAATTTGGATATTCGTGTTTCGATTCTCCCAACTTTATATGGCGAAAAAATTGTTCTGCGTTTGTTGGGAAGCGACGCAAGCCACATTCATATTGATAAGCTAGGTTTCACTAAAGAAGAATTAGAGCGCTATGAGATAGCTGTTAAAAAACCAAACGGAATTATTTTAATCAGCGGCCCCACTGGATCGGGTAAAACAACCACGCTCTATGCAACTTTAAAAGTCATCAATAAACCTACAAACAATATCCTGACTATTGAAGATCCCATTGAATACACCCTCGATGGCGTTAACCAGGTGCAGCTAAAAGAAGAAATTGGATTATCCTACACCGAAGCTTTACGCACATTTTTGCGGCAAGATCCCGATGTAATCATGTTGGGTGAAATACGGGACGCGCAAACCGCACAAATGGCTATCCGGGCAGCTCTCACAGGGCATTTGGTGCTATCAACAATTCATACAAATTCTGCCTGGGGAACTATTTCTCGTTTGGTTGATATGGGCATTGCTCCCTACTTACTGGCGAGTGTGATGAACTTGTCTGTGGCTCAGCGCCTTATTCGCACACTTTGTCCGCATTGCAAAAAATCGGTTCCTCTCAATAAAAAAGAATTGCCGGAGAATTACAAAAATCTTGAAATCGCTACACACCACATTGCTCAGGGTTGCCAGGTGTGTTATTTCACCGGCTACAAAGGCAGAAAAGCTATTTACGAAGTAATCAATATTACCAAAGAATTAGGTGAACATATAAAACAGAGTGCAACTGAGATAGATAGTTATCTTAAAATAAATAAGATTGATAAACTTTCAGAAAACGCTTTTAAACTTTACAAGGATGGAGAAACGAGCCTGGAAGAGATTTATCCTTTTTTACTGAGTGAGTCCTGA